The Temnothorax longispinosus isolate EJ_2023e chromosome 12, Tlon_JGU_v1, whole genome shotgun sequence genome includes a window with the following:
- the LOC139823297 gene encoding sodium-independent sulfate anion transporter isoform X1, whose protein sequence is MSDEEYPAIPISERKPRFTVAKYIPVLGWLPRYTRLKAVSDLIAGITLGLTMIPQSMAYAVLAERIPQYGLYSCFVGGFVYIIFGTTKEVSIGPSSLMSLLTLQYTRDMPQDFVILLCFLVGCVEFLMGVLNLGFLVDFISVPVTSGFMSAGALIIIIAQLQGLLGLKYKSENIVDNLYKLFKNIDNIRLADFALGIFSIVFLLVFRKLKDIDCRCAKNKRDTPRNATIKKILWYFSIGRNALVVLITATIAYQFEKNTGSVPFRLSGKIEAGFPKVSLPPFSSQVGNQTYTFFDMCTHYGIGLGILPVISVLANVAIAKAFAMGASINATQEMLALGLSNIFGSFVSSLPTAGAFTRSAVGSASGVQTPMAGLYSGTMALLALSFLTPYFYYIPRATLSAVLIIAVFFMIDLKIIKLLWKGSKLDAIAAMGTFVISVLIGIEIGLLLGVLFNLILFIRLSARVTLQTTNCKTHLGNRYIMLKPDACLHYPAVGSFCNKIMSLAGNDVPLIVNCKKFTSLDYTSIKGIEILSKRLNHERNQFWLLHLNSDIVRSFDILANNEYIRLIEKEESIVDILYDNALSNKDPENSINVTVKKATEMERLSSGDVSNSRRKNSETNAEELTLMSPSEC, encoded by the exons ATGTCCGACGAGGAGTACCCGGCGATTCCGATTTCGGAACGGAAGCCACGTTTCACGGTGGCGAAATACATACCGGTGCTCGGCTGGCTACCGCGATATACCCGGTTGAAGGCCGTGTCGGACCTTATAGCGGGCATCACTCTGGGCCTGACTATGATCCCTCAGAGTATGGCCTATGCGGTATTGGCTGAACGGATTCCGCAG TACGGTCTGTACTCTTGTTTTGTGGGCGGTTTCGTGTACATTATTTTCGGAACCACTAAGGAGGTCTCGATTGGTCCATCGTCTTTGATGTCCCTTCTAACGCTACAGTACACGCGAGACATGCCGCAGGATTTCGTAATACTCCTATGTTTCCTGGTTGGATGCGTAGAATTTTTAATGGGCGTATTAAATCTAG GATTCCTGGTGGATTTCATATCAGTCCCGGTCACGTCGGGTTTCATGTCGGCGGGAGCTCTCATTATAATAATCGCTCAGTTACAGGGCCTTCTaggattaaaatataagtcgGAAAATATCGTAGACAATTTGTACAAACTGTTTAAGAATATTGATAACATTCGGCTGGCCGATTTCGCACTCGGGATTTTCAGCATCGTGTTTCTTTTGGTCTTCAGG AAATTGAAAGACATCGACTGTCGTTGCGCaaaaaacaaaagagataCTCCTAGAAATGCAACgataaaaaagatactttGGTACTTCTCCATTGGTAGAAATGCTCTCGTTGTACTTATTACAGCCACGATAGCGTATCAATTCGAAAAGAATACGGGATCCGTTCCGTTTAGGCTCTCAG GAAAAATAGAAGCCGGCTTTCCTAAAGTATCGTTACCGCCCTTCTCATCGCAAGTGGGAAATCAGACATACACGTTCTTCGACATGTGTACTCATTACGGAATAGGATTAGGGATACTTCCTGTTATATCCGTCTTAGCGAACGTAGCAATAGCCAAAGCGTTTG CGATGGGAGCCTCCATTAACGCGACGCAGGAGATGCTGGCTCTCGGTCTCAGCAACATATTCGGCAGCTTCGTGTCGTCTCTGCCAACCGCCGGTGCCTTTACACGAAGCGCGGTCGGCAGTGCCAGCGGAGTGCAAACGCCTATGGCCGGTTTATATTCCG GTACTATGGCATTGCTGGCGTTGAGCTTTTTAACGccgtatttttattacatcccACGTGCGACGCTATCGGCGGTGTTGATAATCGCCGTGTTTTTCATGATCGACCTGAAGATCATAAAATTACTCTGGAAAGGAAGCA AGTTGGATGCGATCGCGGCGATGGGGACCTTTGTGATCTCCGTTCTTATCGGCATCGAAATCGGACTTCTTCTGGGCGTCCTCTTCAACTTGATCCTTTTCATCCGACTGTCCGCGAGAGTAACGCTTCAAACAACCAATtgcaaa ACTCATTTAGGAAATAGATACATAATGCTAAAACCCGACGCCTGTCTCCATTATCCCGCAGTAGGTTCCTTCTGCAATAAAATCATGAGTTTGGCTGGAAACGATGTCCCGTTGATCGTGAACTGCAAAAAATTTACCAGTCTCGATTATACTTCAATTAAG GGTATTGAGATACTATCGAAAAGATTGAATCACGAAAGAAATCAATTCTGGCTGTTGCATCTTAATTCCGACATCGTGAGAAGTTTCGATATTCTTGCCAACAACGAATACATTCGTCTGATTGAGAAAGAAGAGAGTATCGTGGATATTCTTTATG acaaTGCTTTATCTAATAAAGATCctgaaaattcgatcaatgtTACTGTGAAAAAAGCAACGGAAATGGAAAGACTGAGTAGCGGAGACGTCTCGAATTCGCGACGAAAAAATTCCGAAACCAACGCTGAAGAATTGACTCTTATGTCTCCATCTGAATGCTAA
- the LOC139823297 gene encoding sodium-independent sulfate anion transporter isoform X2 gives MSLLTLQYTRDMPQDFVILLCFLVGCVEFLMGVLNLGFLVDFISVPVTSGFMSAGALIIIIAQLQGLLGLKYKSENIVDNLYKLFKNIDNIRLADFALGIFSIVFLLVFRKLKDIDCRCAKNKRDTPRNATIKKILWYFSIGRNALVVLITATIAYQFEKNTGSVPFRLSGKIEAGFPKVSLPPFSSQVGNQTYTFFDMCTHYGIGLGILPVISVLANVAIAKAFAMGASINATQEMLALGLSNIFGSFVSSLPTAGAFTRSAVGSASGVQTPMAGLYSGTMALLALSFLTPYFYYIPRATLSAVLIIAVFFMIDLKIIKLLWKGSKLDAIAAMGTFVISVLIGIEIGLLLGVLFNLILFIRLSARVTLQTTNCKTHLGNRYIMLKPDACLHYPAVGSFCNKIMSLAGNDVPLIVNCKKFTSLDYTSIKGIEILSKRLNHERNQFWLLHLNSDIVRSFDILANNEYIRLIEKEESIVDILYDNALSNKDPENSINVTVKKATEMERLSSGDVSNSRRKNSETNAEELTLMSPSEC, from the exons ATGTCCCTTCTAACGCTACAGTACACGCGAGACATGCCGCAGGATTTCGTAATACTCCTATGTTTCCTGGTTGGATGCGTAGAATTTTTAATGGGCGTATTAAATCTAG GATTCCTGGTGGATTTCATATCAGTCCCGGTCACGTCGGGTTTCATGTCGGCGGGAGCTCTCATTATAATAATCGCTCAGTTACAGGGCCTTCTaggattaaaatataagtcgGAAAATATCGTAGACAATTTGTACAAACTGTTTAAGAATATTGATAACATTCGGCTGGCCGATTTCGCACTCGGGATTTTCAGCATCGTGTTTCTTTTGGTCTTCAGG AAATTGAAAGACATCGACTGTCGTTGCGCaaaaaacaaaagagataCTCCTAGAAATGCAACgataaaaaagatactttGGTACTTCTCCATTGGTAGAAATGCTCTCGTTGTACTTATTACAGCCACGATAGCGTATCAATTCGAAAAGAATACGGGATCCGTTCCGTTTAGGCTCTCAG GAAAAATAGAAGCCGGCTTTCCTAAAGTATCGTTACCGCCCTTCTCATCGCAAGTGGGAAATCAGACATACACGTTCTTCGACATGTGTACTCATTACGGAATAGGATTAGGGATACTTCCTGTTATATCCGTCTTAGCGAACGTAGCAATAGCCAAAGCGTTTG CGATGGGAGCCTCCATTAACGCGACGCAGGAGATGCTGGCTCTCGGTCTCAGCAACATATTCGGCAGCTTCGTGTCGTCTCTGCCAACCGCCGGTGCCTTTACACGAAGCGCGGTCGGCAGTGCCAGCGGAGTGCAAACGCCTATGGCCGGTTTATATTCCG GTACTATGGCATTGCTGGCGTTGAGCTTTTTAACGccgtatttttattacatcccACGTGCGACGCTATCGGCGGTGTTGATAATCGCCGTGTTTTTCATGATCGACCTGAAGATCATAAAATTACTCTGGAAAGGAAGCA AGTTGGATGCGATCGCGGCGATGGGGACCTTTGTGATCTCCGTTCTTATCGGCATCGAAATCGGACTTCTTCTGGGCGTCCTCTTCAACTTGATCCTTTTCATCCGACTGTCCGCGAGAGTAACGCTTCAAACAACCAATtgcaaa ACTCATTTAGGAAATAGATACATAATGCTAAAACCCGACGCCTGTCTCCATTATCCCGCAGTAGGTTCCTTCTGCAATAAAATCATGAGTTTGGCTGGAAACGATGTCCCGTTGATCGTGAACTGCAAAAAATTTACCAGTCTCGATTATACTTCAATTAAG GGTATTGAGATACTATCGAAAAGATTGAATCACGAAAGAAATCAATTCTGGCTGTTGCATCTTAATTCCGACATCGTGAGAAGTTTCGATATTCTTGCCAACAACGAATACATTCGTCTGATTGAGAAAGAAGAGAGTATCGTGGATATTCTTTATG acaaTGCTTTATCTAATAAAGATCctgaaaattcgatcaatgtTACTGTGAAAAAAGCAACGGAAATGGAAAGACTGAGTAGCGGAGACGTCTCGAATTCGCGACGAAAAAATTCCGAAACCAACGCTGAAGAATTGACTCTTATGTCTCCATCTGAATGCTAA
- the LOC139823305 gene encoding farnesyl pyrophosphate synthase-like — MTQSITQSMQVMIEEESREMMAIWPDIVRDIIDAIKDLNIPDVAKWMERVLEYNVLGGKKIRGLTLIYAYKMLIRNDQLTEDNTRLVRILAWCVELLLTFGLMLDDIMDRSLVRRGRPCWYRYNDIGEAAANDGIFIENAIYYIIRKHFSCKECYVNLLEVFQEIMFKTIVGECLDMLSSNFGKNPDLDLFTMDRYKSIIEGKTAYITCSLPVTAAMHLAGIKDPEMFKQATPVLLEIGRFFQIQDDYLSCFGNPEVCGKDDTDIQEGKCTWFIVVALQRATPEQRKILEECYGVSDPEKNKTSVRRVRQLFIDLNLLDAYSTFEEETYKLINVHIQQISCGLLHNLFLDLLGQIYRRSS, encoded by the exons ATGACTCAATCTATAACTCAATCAATGCAAGTAATGATCGAGGAGGAAAGTCGGGAGATGATGGCAATATGGCCGGACATTGTTCGTGATATCATAGATGcgattaaagatttaaatattccaGATGTTGCTAAATGGATGGAAAGA GTGTTAGAATATAATGTCCTAGGAGGCAAGAAAATTCGTGGTTTGACATTAATTTATGCCTATAAAATGCTGATACGAAATGATCAACTTACAGAGGATAACACTCGTTTAGTACGGATCTTAGCATGGTGTGTGGAACTG TTGCTAACCTTTGGCCTCATGTTAGACGATATCATGGACCGATCGCTAGTTCGCCGAGGCAGACCATGTTGGTATCGATATAATGATATAGGTGAAGCAGCCGCTAATGATGGCATATTCATAGAGAATGCAATATATTACATCATTCGAAAACACTTTAGTTGCAAAGAATGCTATGTCAATTTACTAGAAGTATTCCAGGAA ATTATGTTCAAGACAATAGTGGGTGAGTGCTTAGATATGTTATCGTCCAATTTCGGCAAGAACCCTGATCTGGATCTATTTACGATGGATCGATACAAATCTATTATCGAGGGTAAAACAGCGTATATTACGTGCAGTTTGCCAGTAACCGCAGCTATGCATTTA GCTGGAATAAAAGATCCAGAGATGTTCAAGCAAGCAACACCCGTCTTGTTAGAGATAGGACGCTTTTTCCAAATCCAAGATGATTATTTGAGTTGTTTTGGGAATCCCGAAGTATGTGGTAAAGATGATACTGATATCCAGGAAGGGAAATGCACATGGTTCATTGTCGTAGCTCTTCAACGCGCCACTCCGGAGCaacgtaaaatattagaa GAGTGTTACGGAGTTTCGGAtccggaaaaaaataaaacgagcgTGAGAAGAGTGAGACAGCTCTTCATTGACTTAAACCTGCTGGACGCTTATTCCACATTCGAAGAAGAAAcatataaactaataaatgtacatatacagCAAATATCATGCGGACTTCTGCACAATCTCTTTTTGGATTTATTAGGACAGATTTATCGCAGGTCGTCATGA